A single genomic interval of Lewinellaceae bacterium harbors:
- a CDS encoding vanadium-dependent haloperoxidase, whose product MNIRLGLWMLLIVAISGACEQSNPNFQEDASNPEYFHQSMKQLSDVIVHDIFSPPVASRIYAYSSIAAYEAALPGFSDYQSLAGQLSGLKPAPQPEEGKTYCFPLASLHAFLKVGKAFTFSEGKMEAYQQELYAALDTLHIPGDVWDRSLAYGEQVADHILAWADGDMYKQTRTYPKYSISDDPARWQPTPPDYMDGIEPHWQMIRTMVLDSAQQFTPPPPTEFSADKNSKFMEETMEVYDALKVGNAAEREERVAIAKFWDCNPYVSHHTGHVMFATKKITPGGHWIGITQIASRKAGAGFMKTLEAYTITSIALFDGFISCWDEKYRSNLIRPETVINRYIDENWAPTLQTPPFPEYTSGHSVISRAAAVALTSVYGDDFSFLDTTEEEFGLPARQFGSFLEASSEAAVSRLYGGIHYRPAIDNGVAQGEKVGEFVVKNLQLQQQLGAK is encoded by the coding sequence ATGAATATCAGACTTGGTTTGTGGATGTTGCTGATAGTGGCTATATCAGGAGCCTGCGAGCAGAGCAACCCCAATTTTCAGGAAGACGCAAGCAACCCGGAATATTTCCACCAATCGATGAAGCAGTTGTCGGATGTAATTGTGCACGATATTTTCTCCCCGCCGGTAGCCAGCCGGATTTATGCTTACTCCAGCATAGCAGCCTATGAAGCGGCTTTGCCCGGGTTCTCCGATTATCAAAGCCTGGCCGGGCAGTTGAGCGGCTTGAAGCCTGCCCCTCAGCCGGAAGAAGGAAAAACGTACTGTTTCCCGTTGGCCAGCCTCCATGCCTTTCTGAAAGTGGGAAAGGCATTTACTTTCTCAGAAGGTAAAATGGAAGCGTATCAGCAGGAACTGTACGCCGCTCTGGATACCCTTCACATTCCCGGCGACGTGTGGGACCGGTCTCTTGCTTACGGCGAGCAGGTAGCCGATCACATCCTGGCCTGGGCGGACGGAGATATGTACAAACAAACGCGGACTTACCCCAAGTATTCCATTTCGGACGACCCCGCCCGCTGGCAACCTACTCCGCCCGATTACATGGACGGCATTGAGCCGCACTGGCAAATGATCCGGACCATGGTGCTGGACTCTGCCCAGCAGTTCACCCCTCCTCCGCCTACGGAGTTCAGCGCAGACAAGAACAGCAAGTTCATGGAAGAAACCATGGAAGTTTATGATGCCCTGAAAGTAGGAAATGCGGCGGAGCGCGAAGAACGCGTCGCCATTGCAAAATTCTGGGATTGCAATCCCTATGTTTCCCACCATACCGGCCACGTCATGTTCGCCACCAAGAAGATCACTCCCGGCGGCCACTGGATCGGCATTACCCAAATTGCCAGCCGCAAGGCAGGTGCCGGCTTTATGAAAACTCTGGAGGCCTATACCATTACTTCTATCGCTTTGTTCGACGGGTTTATCAGCTGCTGGGATGAGAAGTACCGTTCCAACCTCATCCGCCCCGAGACCGTTATCAACCGCTACATCGATGAGAACTGGGCGCCTACTCTGCAAACCCCTCCTTTTCCGGAGTACACCAGCGGGCACAGCGTCATTTCCAGGGCGGCAGCCGTAGCGCTCACCTCCGTTTACGGGGATGATTTTTCCTTTCTCGACACCACCGAAGAAGAATTCGGCCTGCCTGCCCGGCAGTTCGGCTCTTTCCTGGAAGCATCCAGCGAGGCGGCAGTCAGCCGGCTGTACGGAGGCATCCATTACCGGCCGGCGATCGACAATGGCGTGGCGCAGGGAGAAAAGGTGGGAGAGTTTGTCGTGAAGAACCTGCAACTCCAACAGCAGTTGGGCGCCAAATAA
- a CDS encoding RNA polymerase sigma-70 factor: MEEEPHSLRGLSQAAFEKLFRQYYEELYYYACRYLWRREDAEEAVQDVFVRLWEKREELRISTSVKAYLYAAVRNRAINHLNSRWAREAPLPLDPATPVMAEAAEDELGQETLIQLLQQGIATLPSQCRTIFQLSRQGGLTYDEIAEELGISKETIKSQVKIALRKLRDFLGRHWEAMFWLGLWCW; this comes from the coding sequence ATGGAAGAGGAACCACATTCTCTCCGTGGCCTGAGCCAGGCGGCCTTCGAAAAACTGTTCCGGCAGTACTACGAGGAGTTGTATTATTACGCCTGCCGTTATCTTTGGCGCCGGGAAGATGCAGAAGAAGCGGTGCAGGATGTTTTTGTGAGGCTATGGGAAAAAAGGGAGGAACTGCGGATTTCCACTTCTGTTAAAGCTTACCTCTACGCTGCGGTGCGCAACCGCGCGATCAACCACCTCAACAGCCGGTGGGCCAGGGAGGCGCCGCTTCCCCTCGATCCGGCAACTCCTGTAATGGCTGAAGCAGCGGAAGACGAGCTGGGCCAGGAAACGCTCATTCAACTGCTGCAACAGGGCATTGCTACCTTGCCCAGCCAATGCCGCACCATTTTCCAACTCAGCCGCCAGGGCGGCCTTACCTATGACGAAATTGCAGAAGAACTCGGCATTTCCAAAGAGACCATCAAGTCGCAGGTGAAGATCGCCCTGCGCAAGCTGCGGGATTTCCTGGGGCGGCACTGGGAAGCCATGTTCTGGCTGGGGCTCTGGTGCTGGTAG
- a CDS encoding FecR domain-containing protein, giving the protein MDYPDIIDYLNGHATETEREAMEVWIAASPDNRRQFQRVQRLWEASGKALQPEPPEVEAAWRKVRSRTRRPLRLLPVLGRIAATVLLFLAGYWMWNTFQPIPQLEARQGAQPATEAVMLPDGSEVWLKKNSVLYYPESFEGKQRLVRLAGEAYFEVARDEARPFLIETGEATVRVLGTSFGVMAYPDSSTAWVQVNSGRVAFYPNGAAGQQMVLQKGEGAVLNKASGQLKPMAPNAANRIAWRTRKLDFQDASLGEAAVLLNEAYGAQLELENPQLSECRFTASFDEEPLESVLQTLSALFEIEWEREGQAILLKGEGCN; this is encoded by the coding sequence ATGGACTACCCCGACATCATCGACTACCTCAACGGCCACGCCACGGAGACAGAGCGCGAAGCCATGGAGGTCTGGATAGCCGCCAGCCCGGACAACCGCCGGCAATTTCAGCGGGTGCAGCGCCTGTGGGAGGCTTCCGGCAAGGCATTGCAGCCCGAGCCTCCGGAAGTGGAAGCGGCCTGGAGAAAAGTGCGCAGCCGCACCCGCCGGCCGTTGCGCCTGTTGCCGGTACTGGGAAGAATTGCGGCAACGGTATTGCTTTTTCTGGCGGGATATTGGATGTGGAATACTTTCCAGCCCATCCCACAACTGGAGGCCAGGCAAGGAGCGCAACCAGCAACCGAGGCGGTGATGCTGCCCGACGGCAGCGAGGTTTGGCTGAAAAAGAACTCGGTATTGTATTATCCGGAGTCTTTTGAGGGAAAACAAAGGCTGGTCCGCTTAGCCGGGGAAGCCTACTTTGAGGTGGCCCGCGACGAAGCCCGGCCGTTTCTTATTGAAACCGGTGAAGCCACCGTCCGCGTCCTCGGCACTTCCTTTGGCGTGATGGCCTATCCGGACAGCAGCACGGCATGGGTGCAGGTCAACTCCGGCAGGGTGGCTTTCTATCCGAATGGGGCGGCAGGACAGCAGATGGTGCTGCAAAAAGGCGAAGGCGCGGTTCTCAACAAAGCCAGCGGCCAATTGAAACCGATGGCCCCCAACGCCGCCAACCGCATCGCCTGGAGAACCCGGAAACTGGATTTTCAGGATGCCAGCCTGGGAGAAGCGGCTGTACTTCTGAACGAGGCGTACGGCGCACAACTGGAACTGGAGAACCCACAACTGTCTGAATGCCGCTTCACGGCAAGTTTCGACGAGGAACCCCTGGAATCCGTGCTGCAAACGCTGAGCGCTCTTTTTGAGATCGAATGGGAACGGGAAGGCCAGGCCATACTGCTCAAAGGGGAAGGCTGT
- a CDS encoding amidohydrolase: protein MLKDKIQKLANTYHQDVIGIRRHLHQNPELSYEEVETGKYISQQLQEYGIPHQHGVADNGVVGLIEGQNPGKRVVALRADIDALPIEEANQVPYKSQKPGIMHACGHDVHTSSLLGAARILNDLRKEFEGTVKLIFQPAEERLPGGASIMIKEGVLENPRPASILGQHVHPPLEVGKVGMRAGNYMASADELYMTVKGKGGHGALPQDCIDPILITAHILTALQQVISRYADPALPSVLTFGYIASTGGATNIIPNEVKLKGTFRTMDERWRFEAHQRMKRMAEGMAESMGGSCELDILVGYPVLFNNEELTTKAFRYAEEYLGKENVVELPIRMTAEDFAYYSQEMPACFYRLGTGNPARGITSPIHTNTFDVDEDCLAISIGLMAWMAVKELGG from the coding sequence ATGCTAAAAGACAAGATCCAGAAGTTAGCCAATACCTACCACCAGGATGTCATCGGCATCCGCCGCCATTTGCATCAAAACCCGGAACTGTCTTATGAAGAAGTGGAAACGGGCAAATACATTTCGCAACAACTGCAGGAATACGGCATCCCTCACCAGCACGGGGTGGCCGACAATGGCGTGGTGGGCCTGATCGAAGGCCAGAACCCCGGCAAGCGCGTGGTAGCCTTGCGCGCCGACATCGACGCCCTGCCCATCGAGGAGGCCAACCAGGTGCCCTATAAATCTCAAAAGCCGGGCATTATGCACGCCTGCGGGCACGACGTGCACACCTCCTCCCTGCTCGGCGCCGCCCGCATCCTGAATGACCTGAGAAAGGAATTCGAAGGCACGGTCAAGCTCATCTTCCAGCCTGCGGAGGAACGCCTGCCCGGCGGCGCCTCCATTATGATCAAAGAAGGCGTGTTGGAAAACCCCCGGCCGGCCAGCATCCTGGGGCAGCACGTACACCCGCCGCTCGAAGTAGGCAAGGTCGGGATGCGCGCCGGCAATTACATGGCCTCTGCCGACGAACTCTACATGACGGTGAAGGGCAAAGGCGGGCACGGCGCCCTTCCTCAGGATTGCATCGATCCCATCCTGATTACCGCCCATATACTCACCGCCCTACAGCAGGTCATCAGCCGTTATGCCGACCCTGCCTTGCCTTCGGTGTTGACCTTCGGCTACATCGCCTCTACCGGCGGCGCGACCAACATCATCCCCAATGAGGTCAAGCTTAAAGGCACCTTCCGCACCATGGACGAACGCTGGCGCTTCGAAGCCCACCAACGCATGAAGCGCATGGCGGAGGGCATGGCCGAAAGCATGGGCGGTTCCTGCGAACTCGACATACTCGTGGGCTACCCGGTGCTTTTCAACAATGAGGAACTGACCACTAAGGCTTTCCGCTACGCCGAAGAATACCTGGGCAAAGAAAATGTGGTGGAATTGCCCATCCGCATGACCGCCGAGGACTTTGCCTACTACTCCCAGGAAATGCCGGCCTGCTTCTACCGCTTGGGCACCGGCAACCCCGCCCGGGGCATTACCTCGCCCATCCATACCAATACTTTCGATGTCGACGAGGATTGCCTGGCGATTAGCATCGGCCTGATGGCCTGGATGGCGGTGAAGGAGTTGGGGGGGTAG
- a CDS encoding amino acid permease, which yields MLQLDRKLTLFGLTMIAVGSCIGSGIFVTPYEIVQAVPHHAFVLIVWSVGGVIALTGALTFAELGGMFPQAGGVYVFLKEAYGELAGFLYGWVILLVINTGALAALGIALAEYLSYFYPLDYRGKIILAIFVISGLTGINLIGINTSQWFANIFTGLKLLAIAGIIITGLVFFDPSKVQLNFNLAEGTPDNLGSALLLALIGVLWSFGGWHHASYLAGEAVEPQRTVPRAMVFGALIVTATYVLINLAYMLLLPLDAIAHTTRVAGEAVAQVVSFGGKLVAVAIAISIFGTIGIYTMSAPRIYFAMAKDGIFFEGLAFVHPRFHTPSNAMLLQAGWAILLLLFWGTFSELITYVTFMDIAFMALAGLSVFVFRRKRPEAERPYRTWGYPAVPGIFVLISSAFVANTLVQRPVQALAGLAFLLLGIGAFYLFRSYHKP from the coding sequence ATGCTGCAACTCGACCGCAAGCTCACCCTGTTCGGGCTGACCATGATCGCGGTCGGATCCTGCATTGGGTCCGGGATATTTGTGACGCCTTACGAGATCGTGCAGGCAGTGCCCCATCACGCGTTTGTGCTCATCGTTTGGTCCGTGGGCGGCGTTATTGCTTTGACCGGGGCGCTCACTTTTGCGGAGTTGGGAGGCATGTTTCCGCAAGCTGGAGGTGTTTATGTCTTCCTGAAGGAGGCCTACGGCGAACTGGCGGGCTTTCTGTACGGCTGGGTGATCCTGCTGGTCATCAATACCGGGGCGCTGGCGGCTCTTGGCATCGCTCTGGCGGAATACCTTTCCTATTTCTACCCACTGGATTACCGGGGGAAAATCATTTTGGCCATTTTTGTCATTTCCGGGCTGACTGGCATCAACCTCATCGGCATCAACACCAGCCAGTGGTTTGCCAACATCTTTACCGGGCTCAAGTTGCTGGCCATTGCAGGTATCATCATCACCGGGCTGGTGTTTTTTGACCCTTCTAAAGTGCAGCTCAATTTCAACCTGGCGGAGGGGACGCCCGACAACCTGGGCAGCGCCCTGTTGCTTGCGCTCATCGGCGTGTTGTGGTCCTTTGGAGGATGGCACCACGCCAGCTATCTGGCCGGGGAGGCGGTTGAACCCCAACGGACGGTGCCCCGGGCCATGGTTTTCGGCGCGCTGATCGTCACGGCTACTTATGTCCTGATCAACCTGGCCTATATGCTGCTGCTGCCGCTGGACGCCATCGCCCATACCACGCGGGTCGCCGGCGAAGCGGTGGCGCAGGTTGTTTCCTTTGGGGGGAAACTGGTGGCTGTAGCCATCGCTATTTCTATCTTCGGCACCATTGGCATCTATACCATGTCGGCGCCGCGCATCTACTTCGCCATGGCAAAGGATGGTATTTTTTTCGAAGGGCTGGCTTTCGTTCATCCTCGTTTCCATACACCCAGCAATGCCATGCTGCTGCAGGCCGGCTGGGCTATTCTGCTGCTGCTCTTCTGGGGCACTTTTTCTGAGCTCATCACCTATGTCACCTTTATGGACATAGCCTTCATGGCTCTGGCGGGCCTGAGCGTTTTTGTCTTTCGCCGAAAGCGGCCCGAAGCGGAGCGCCCCTACCGCACCTGGGGGTATCCCGCCGTTCCCGGCATCTTTGTGCTCATCTCCAGCGCTTTTGTCGCCAACACGCTCGTTCAACGGCCGGTGCAGGCTCTTGCCGGCCTTGCCTTTCTATTGCTGGGTATCGGGGCCTTCTACCTGTTTCGTTCTTACCACAAGCCTTGA